The Deltaproteobacteria bacterium genome has a segment encoding these proteins:
- the pnp gene encoding polyribonucleotide nucleotidyltransferase produces the protein MSKYETTYAGRPLTIETGRMARQAHGSCTVRYGDTVVLVTACRNDAPAAGVDFMPLTVNYMEMTYAAGKIPGGFFKREGRPSEKEVLGSRLIDRPLRPLFPEGYYNETQIIATVLSVEQENEPEIAAMIGASAALGISDIPFGGPIAGIRVGYINGELVANPSLKQQKESQIDLLVAGTDGSIIMVEAGAKFASEDLLVKALAFAQSEMRGVIDLQKRMASELGKPKLAVKPAGADPELEAKVKELAAGRLKEALRIPVKQERYAAAGAIKDETKAALAEAFPGREKEIDSIYGDLKYYLMREMVVSEGKRVDGRGSRDIRPITCEVGLLPRTHGSALFTRGETQAMVVTTLGTSEDEQKIDALSGWEYKTFMLHYNFPPFSVGEVKILRGPGRREIGHGALAERAVNKILPQEGFPYTIRVVSDILESNGSSSMATVCGASLSLMDAGVPTLGHVAGIAMGLIKEGDKVVILSDILGDEDHLGDMDFKVAGTAEGVTALQMDIKIGGVTAEILKDALEQAREGRLHILGKMREAIETPRAELSAYAPRITTIYVKQERIKDVIGPGGKNIKGIILETGVKIDIDDTGKVNIASVDGAAAERAIAMVKGLTQDAEIGKVYMGKVKKVMDFGAFVEIFPGTEGLVHISQLAHERVKNVRDIVKEGDEVLVKVIDIDRDGKIRLSRKEALEETL, from the coding sequence ATGAGTAAATACGAAACCACATACGCCGGCAGGCCGCTCACAATAGAGACTGGCAGGATGGCCAGGCAGGCGCACGGCTCTTGCACCGTGAGATACGGCGATACGGTCGTGCTGGTCACGGCTTGCAGGAACGACGCCCCGGCAGCGGGTGTCGACTTCATGCCGCTCACGGTCAACTACATGGAGATGACATATGCCGCCGGCAAGATACCCGGCGGCTTTTTCAAAAGGGAAGGAAGGCCGAGCGAGAAAGAGGTGCTGGGCTCAAGGCTCATAGACAGGCCGCTGCGCCCCCTTTTCCCTGAGGGATATTATAACGAGACGCAGATAATAGCCACGGTGCTTTCGGTCGAGCAGGAGAACGAGCCTGAGATCGCCGCCATGATAGGCGCGTCAGCGGCCCTCGGCATCTCGGATATCCCCTTCGGCGGCCCCATAGCCGGCATCCGCGTGGGCTACATAAACGGCGAGCTCGTCGCGAACCCGTCCCTTAAGCAGCAGAAGGAGAGCCAGATAGACCTCCTTGTCGCAGGGACCGACGGCTCGATAATAATGGTCGAGGCAGGGGCGAAGTTCGCCTCCGAGGACCTCCTCGTAAAGGCCCTCGCCTTTGCCCAGAGCGAGATGCGGGGCGTGATAGATCTCCAGAAGCGGATGGCATCGGAATTAGGAAAGCCCAAGCTGGCAGTCAAGCCCGCCGGCGCGGACCCCGAGCTCGAAGCGAAGGTAAAGGAGCTTGCCGCCGGTAGGCTCAAGGAGGCCCTCCGCATACCCGTAAAGCAGGAGAGGTACGCCGCCGCAGGGGCCATAAAGGACGAGACCAAGGCGGCTCTCGCCGAGGCCTTCCCCGGCCGGGAGAAGGAGATAGATTCCATCTACGGGGATTTGAAATACTACCTCATGAGGGAGATGGTCGTAAGCGAGGGGAAAAGGGTCGACGGCAGGGGGTCCAGGGACATAAGGCCCATAACCTGCGAGGTCGGTCTCCTTCCGAGGACCCACGGCTCGGCCCTTTTCACCAGGGGAGAGACACAGGCAATGGTCGTCACCACCCTCGGCACCTCGGAGGACGAGCAGAAGATAGACGCCCTCTCCGGGTGGGAGTACAAGACCTTCATGCTCCACTATAACTTTCCGCCCTTCAGCGTCGGCGAGGTCAAGATACTCCGCGGCCCCGGAAGGCGCGAAATAGGCCACGGCGCGCTTGCCGAAAGGGCCGTTAACAAGATACTCCCGCAGGAGGGCTTCCCCTACACCATAAGGGTCGTCTCCGACATACTCGAATCGAACGGCTCGTCGTCGATGGCGACGGTCTGCGGCGCATCCCTTTCGCTTATGGACGCCGGCGTCCCGACACTCGGGCACGTTGCGGGCATAGCGATGGGCCTTATAAAGGAAGGCGATAAGGTCGTGATACTCTCCGACATACTCGGGGACGAGGACCACCTGGGAGATATGGATTTCAAGGTCGCGGGGACCGCGGAGGGCGTAACGGCACTCCAGATGGACATCAAGATAGGCGGCGTCACGGCCGAGATCCTGAAAGACGCGCTCGAACAGGCCCGCGAGGGAAGGCTCCACATACTCGGTAAGATGAGGGAAGCCATCGAGACGCCGAGGGCCGAGCTATCCGCCTACGCGCCGAGGATAACGACCATATACGTCAAGCAGGAGAGGATCAAGGACGTCATCGGGCCCGGCGGCAAGAACATCAAGGGCATCATACTCGAAACGGGCGTGAAGATCGACATAGACGACACTGGCAAGGTGAACATCGCCTCCGTGGACGGCGCGGCAGCCGAGAGGGCCATAGCCATGGTCAAGGGGCTTACGCAGGACGCCGAGATAGGCAAGGTCTACATGGGCAAGGTCAAGAAGGTGATGGACTTCGGCGCGTTTGTCGAGATATTCCCCGGGACCGAAGGCCTCGTCCACATCTCGCAGCTCGCCCATGAGCGCGTAAAGAACGTAAGGGACATCGTCAAGGAAGGCGACGAGGTCCTCGTCAAGGTCATAGACATCGACAGGGACGGGAAGATACGGCTTTCGAGGAAAGAGGCGCTCGAAGAAACGCTCTAA
- a CDS encoding insulinase family protein: MIKKTLLGSGIPVITEEMPDVESSSIGIWVNTGSRHETPEINGVSHLIEHLLFKGTERRTALDISMEIESVGGVLNAFTGREYTCFYSKTLNKDLPKAIDLLSDIFINSKFDRKEMEKEKLVVLQEIKMVEDTPDDLVHDLFAERFWDGHPLGWSILGPSKTIQSMTRSSVLKYFSAQYAPLNVFITAAGGLSHRSVVRLLKPFFEGLEKGARSSGRTAPKALPGVKLIKKELEQVHMCIGVPMPPQPHPDRYKVYLINTMLGGGMSSRLFQEVREKRGLAYSVYSYLNLCRDAGALTAYAGTSADKFSDVAGLVLREFERFPKDVTASELRNAKEQLKGGMLLGLETSDSRMMKLARDEFYFGRPVPVKEIVKDIDSVSLSSLKKSAAELLSPDRVTMVAMGKVSPRSLPSQLRVVARRD; encoded by the coding sequence ATAATAAAGAAGACCCTTCTCGGAAGCGGGATCCCCGTCATCACGGAGGAGATGCCTGACGTTGAGTCGTCATCCATAGGCATCTGGGTGAACACCGGCTCAAGGCACGAGACCCCTGAGATAAACGGGGTCTCGCATCTTATAGAGCACCTCCTTTTCAAAGGCACTGAAAGAAGGACGGCCCTCGACATCTCGATGGAAATCGAGAGCGTCGGGGGCGTTCTGAATGCCTTTACGGGCAGGGAATACACCTGCTTTTATTCCAAGACCCTCAATAAGGACCTCCCCAAGGCGATAGACCTCCTCTCCGACATTTTCATAAACTCGAAGTTCGACCGGAAGGAGATGGAGAAGGAGAAGCTCGTAGTCCTCCAGGAGATCAAGATGGTGGAGGACACGCCCGACGACCTTGTACACGACCTCTTTGCCGAGAGGTTCTGGGACGGGCACCCGCTCGGCTGGTCCATACTCGGTCCTTCAAAGACTATCCAGTCGATGACGAGGTCGAGCGTCCTTAAGTATTTCAGCGCGCAGTACGCCCCGCTAAACGTCTTCATAACGGCCGCCGGGGGTCTCAGCCACAGGAGTGTAGTGCGCCTCCTGAAGCCCTTTTTCGAGGGCCTTGAAAAAGGAGCGCGGTCCTCCGGGCGCACGGCCCCGAAGGCGCTCCCTGGAGTAAAGCTCATTAAAAAAGAGCTCGAGCAGGTGCACATGTGCATAGGCGTGCCCATGCCGCCCCAGCCGCACCCGGACCGGTACAAGGTCTATCTCATTAACACGATGCTCGGCGGCGGCATGAGCTCAAGGCTCTTTCAGGAAGTAAGGGAGAAGAGGGGGCTTGCCTACTCGGTATATTCTTACCTGAACCTCTGCAGGGACGCGGGCGCCCTTACCGCATACGCCGGGACGTCCGCCGATAAGTTCTCCGATGTCGCCGGGCTTGTGCTCCGCGAATTCGAGAGGTTCCCGAAGGACGTGACCGCCTCGGAGCTCAGGAACGCGAAGGAGCAGCTTAAAGGCGGGATGCTCCTGGGCCTTGAGACGAGCGACAGCAGGATGATGAAGCTTGCGAGGGACGAGTTCTACTTCGGGCGGCCGGTGCCGGTAAAGGAAATAGTGAAGGACATTGACTCGGTGTCGCTTTCGAGCCTCAAGAAGTCCGCGGCTGAGCTCCTTTCGCCCGATAGGGTCACGATGGTCGCGATGGGGAAGGTGAGCCCCCGGAGCCTTCCGTCGCAACTCAGGGTCGTAGCCCGCAGGGATTGA
- a CDS encoding response regulator transcription factor has protein sequence MRILVVEDEKKVAAFIKRGLEQESYAVDVVEDGAEGQNYAEMNDYDAIILDIMLPGKNGLEVLKDLKAAGVSSPVLLLTARDSVEDRVRGLNVGADDYLTKPFAFEELLARLRVLMRRGGYGAPVLKFADLSLDPATRKAKRGGVEVELTVKEYALLEYLLRNPNRVLTRTLIAEHVWDQSFDSETNVVDVYINHLRSKVDKDFPQKLIHTVRGVGYVLKTEE, from the coding sequence ATGAGGATACTCGTAGTAGAGGACGAAAAGAAGGTAGCGGCGTTCATAAAGAGGGGGCTTGAGCAGGAGAGCTACGCCGTGGACGTGGTCGAGGACGGCGCCGAGGGGCAGAACTACGCCGAGATGAACGACTATGACGCGATCATCCTCGATATAATGCTCCCCGGCAAAAACGGACTTGAGGTCCTCAAAGACCTGAAGGCCGCCGGCGTGAGCTCGCCGGTCCTCCTCCTTACGGCCCGCGACTCGGTCGAGGACAGGGTAAGGGGCCTTAACGTCGGCGCCGACGACTACCTTACAAAACCCTTCGCATTCGAGGAACTGCTTGCGAGGCTTCGGGTCCTCATGAGAAGGGGCGGGTACGGCGCGCCCGTACTGAAGTTCGCGGACTTAAGCCTCGACCCTGCGACCCGCAAGGCCAAAAGGGGCGGAGTCGAGGTGGAGCTTACGGTTAAGGAATACGCTCTACTTGAATACCTCCTTCGGAACCCGAACAGGGTGCTCACGAGGACCCTTATCGCGGAGCACGTATGGGACCAGTCCTTTGACAGCGAAACGAACGTCGTGGACGTCTACATAAATCATCTCAGGAGCAAGGTAGACAAGGATTTCCCGCAGAAGCTCATCCACACCGTAAGGGGTGTTGGCTACGTCCTGAAGACCGAAGAATAG
- a CDS encoding helix-hairpin-helix domain-containing protein encodes MERHCSINEARPEDLTHIKGIGIETARNIIEYRNRHGGINDWEELRGVPGVTDRTIEEMRSDGCTLGRYGREREGFLRRLLKTFGRH; translated from the coding sequence ATGGAAAGGCATTGCAGCATAAACGAGGCGAGGCCTGAAGACCTCACGCATATAAAGGGCATCGGCATAGAGACCGCCAGGAATATAATCGAGTACAGGAACAGGCATGGCGGCATAAACGACTGGGAGGAGCTCCGGGGGGTCCCGGGCGTGACCGACAGGACCATCGAGGAGATGCGTAGCGACGGGTGCACGCTCGGTCGCTATGGCCGAGAAAGGGAGGGGTTCCTTAGAAGGCTCCTGAAGACCTTCGGCCGCCATTGA
- a CDS encoding FAD-binding protein: MLSNLVKNGLGRIVGEANCSFSKEELLCYSYDATNTLHQPDAVVFPSGPEEVSLILKMANSEGFPVIPRGAGTGFSGGSLPVEGGVVISFERMRKILEIDTENLVAVVEPGVVTWDLQQEAEKLGLFYPPDPSSLKFSTIGGNIAECAGGPRAVKYGVTRDYVLGLEAVLPTGEIINTGVRTAKGVVGYDLTRLLVGSEGTLGVITKAILKLLPLPEATITMLSLFPDLRDAARATSAIINARIIPSTLEIMDSVSIKCVEGFAKTGLPEAESLLLIEVDGSKSAVEAETEAVRRVCLGSGATEFRTASDKNEVKDLWKARRAVSAALYKARPNKINEDIVVPRSRIPELVDGLRGISEKYDVLIASFGHAGDGNIHVNIMHDKKTQAEAALSAAEDVFRLAIRLGGTISGEHGVGVAKARYLDMELKPEAIAAMRKIKEAFDPKGVLNPGKIFPGPRNSMSEATGSGFANRT, encoded by the coding sequence ATGCTCTCGAACCTTGTAAAAAACGGGCTTGGCAGGATTGTCGGAGAGGCGAACTGCTCTTTTTCCAAAGAGGAACTCCTCTGTTATTCCTACGATGCCACAAATACGCTCCACCAGCCTGATGCCGTCGTATTCCCGTCAGGGCCGGAAGAGGTCTCGCTCATCCTCAAGATGGCCAACTCCGAGGGATTCCCGGTAATACCAAGGGGCGCGGGCACCGGTTTCTCCGGCGGAAGCCTCCCTGTCGAAGGGGGCGTTGTCATCTCCTTCGAGCGGATGAGGAAGATATTGGAGATAGACACGGAAAACCTCGTGGCAGTCGTCGAGCCCGGGGTCGTCACATGGGACCTGCAGCAGGAGGCCGAAAAGCTCGGCCTCTTCTACCCGCCAGACCCCTCAAGCCTCAAGTTCTCGACCATAGGCGGCAATATCGCCGAGTGCGCCGGCGGGCCGAGGGCCGTCAAATACGGCGTGACCAGGGATTATGTCCTGGGGCTCGAAGCCGTGCTCCCGACCGGAGAGATAATTAATACAGGCGTAAGGACCGCCAAGGGCGTTGTCGGCTACGACCTTACCAGGCTCCTCGTAGGCTCGGAAGGGACGCTCGGCGTCATTACAAAGGCCATCCTGAAACTCCTGCCCCTCCCTGAGGCTACTATCACCATGCTAAGCCTTTTCCCGGACTTGAGGGATGCCGCAAGGGCCACCTCGGCCATAATAAATGCCAGGATAATCCCTTCAACTCTCGAGATAATGGACAGTGTTTCCATCAAGTGCGTGGAAGGGTTTGCGAAGACCGGCCTTCCGGAGGCGGAGTCGCTGCTCCTTATTGAGGTGGACGGCAGTAAATCGGCTGTCGAGGCCGAAACCGAAGCCGTCCGAAGGGTCTGTCTTGGGAGCGGGGCAACCGAATTCAGGACAGCCTCGGATAAAAACGAGGTAAAGGACCTCTGGAAGGCCCGGAGGGCCGTATCCGCCGCCCTCTACAAGGCCCGTCCCAACAAGATAAACGAAGACATAGTGGTCCCGAGGTCGAGGATACCGGAGCTCGTGGACGGGCTCCGTGGCATATCCGAAAAATACGATGTCCTCATAGCGAGCTTCGGACACGCCGGGGACGGGAACATCCACGTCAATATCATGCACGACAAGAAGACACAGGCCGAAGCGGCCCTGTCCGCAGCAGAGGACGTCTTCAGGCTAGCGATAAGACTCGGCGGGACCATCTCCGGCGAGCACGGAGTGGGTGTGGCGAAGGCCCGCTACCTTGACATGGAGCTTAAGCCTGAAGCGATCGCGGCAATGAGAAAGATAAAAGAGGCCTTTGATCCGAAAGGGGTCTTAAACCCCGGCAAAATATTCCCCGGCCCTCGAAACTCGATGAGTGAGGCAACCGGATCCGGATTTGCCAACAGGACTTGA
- a CDS encoding (Fe-S)-binding protein has protein sequence MKPLNLLKHEIDKCVRCGTCRSTCPTTKVLGVETASPRGRISLVSAYSKGEIGLSETYLKHLKECTLCGACRTNCPNNVDTVSIFAAARAEAVEKQGVPLTASLAFRGLKDSGGIVGMGLKLASRLQGLLFKDASAGSGLVSRFSLPLVGNGRLVPPLAKTFFLDLPEVKALSGAGEGNKPRVAFYAGCGINYLMPWVGTKSIELIKRAGAGVEVPGGQSCCGMPAYAMGDLAAAREMARKNLEALESSNADFIATSCATCGHGLKAVMPELLSGDPALKLRAEKVSSRVRDISELLLNELKFKTEGSGNGPRTVVTYHDPCHLGRAQGLREEPRELLKMGSGVKLKEMKNPCLCCGLGGGLMYANYELSMEIAAKKAENIKKSGADVVATACPGCIVQLKDGLHRAGIQTEAKHVVELL, from the coding sequence ATGAAGCCGTTAAACTTACTCAAGCACGAAATAGACAAATGCGTCCGCTGTGGCACTTGCAGGTCTACCTGCCCGACCACAAAGGTGCTCGGGGTCGAGACCGCCTCCCCAAGGGGGCGTATCTCGCTTGTGTCCGCTTACTCCAAAGGGGAGATAGGCCTTTCCGAGACTTATTTGAAGCACCTTAAGGAATGCACGCTATGCGGTGCGTGCCGCACCAACTGCCCCAATAATGTCGATACCGTCTCAATCTTCGCGGCGGCAAGGGCCGAAGCCGTGGAGAAGCAGGGCGTGCCTTTGACCGCCTCGCTCGCCTTCAGGGGCCTCAAGGACTCAGGCGGCATCGTCGGCATGGGGCTTAAGCTTGCGAGCAGGCTCCAGGGGCTTCTCTTCAAGGACGCCTCAGCCGGATCCGGCCTCGTATCTCGGTTCTCATTGCCACTCGTCGGAAACGGCAGGCTCGTGCCGCCCCTTGCGAAGACTTTCTTCCTCGACCTCCCTGAGGTGAAGGCGCTTTCGGGTGCCGGGGAGGGTAATAAGCCCAGGGTCGCCTTTTACGCAGGCTGCGGCATCAATTACCTCATGCCGTGGGTCGGGACAAAGTCCATAGAACTCATAAAGAGGGCAGGGGCCGGTGTAGAGGTCCCAGGAGGCCAATCCTGCTGCGGGATGCCCGCATACGCGATGGGCGACCTGGCCGCCGCAAGGGAGATGGCCAGGAAGAATCTCGAAGCGCTGGAATCGTCAAACGCCGACTTCATTGCAACTTCATGCGCGACCTGCGGCCACGGCCTCAAGGCCGTAATGCCGGAGCTCCTCTCCGGCGACCCGGCCCTGAAGCTCAGGGCAGAGAAGGTCTCATCAAGGGTAAGGGACATATCCGAGCTTCTCCTGAATGAGCTGAAGTTCAAAACCGAAGGCAGCGGAAACGGCCCCAGGACCGTCGTTACTTACCACGACCCCTGCCACCTCGGCAGGGCCCAGGGCCTCAGGGAAGAGCCCCGGGAGCTTCTGAAAATGGGCAGCGGCGTAAAGCTCAAGGAGATGAAAAACCCGTGCCTCTGCTGCGGCCTCGGCGGCGGGCTCATGTACGCGAATTACGAGCTATCAATGGAAATAGCCGCGAAAAAGGCCGAGAACATAAAAAAGTCCGGCGCGGACGTCGTCGCTACAGCCTGCCCGGGCTGCATCGTCCAGCTCAAGGACGGCCTCCACAGGGCCGGCATCCAGACCGAAGCCAAACATGTCGTAGAGCTCCTGTAA
- a CDS encoding DUF1926 domain-containing protein, whose translation MTYFVFCIHNHQPVGNFDSVIEEAYQSSYWPFLEALSRHPAIKLSLHNTGFLLDWIAEKHPEYIELLRSMAASGQVEVMGGGYYEPVLSVIPEEDRLRQVTMLSERIEELFGVRPRGIWLAERVWEPTHPSIIKKAGLEYLVVDDYHFVKAGLEKGELGGYYTTEDQGDLIKIFPGNEALRYLIPFKPVESFEEYMLGIKNGFFRRGNAAIYGDDGEKFGVWPGTRKWVFEDGWLERFFESIERNLDWIRPSTLGGYLDHEEPVGHTYLPNTSYMEMGEWALPAGASRDYMRLIEELGRLGETGGRLKRFLQGGTWRNFLAKYPESNWMHKRMLMVSSVLKKDARGNGGRNESERHLYKAQCNDAYWHGVFGGLYLPHLRTAVYENLILAEREALEKTESLGVSISAADLDADNHEEVIVRSSDLSVFLSPFNGGAIFELDYGPKGVNLQNTLTRYQEGYHYKLEASGSGDENNGAKSIHEMVKVKEEGLLNYLKYDRNRRASFIDHFLDEGLTLDEFYSHTYLELGDFAWKKYERDLLSDKVVMQRSATALGAAHTVKKTLSTDGGNAIFMNYEVSGEADKTSGLFGVELNLILPGCDGPACWYESNADLGSDGIGLGSRGRVEGVESLRLVDSWKGVAVSVKIDRPAALLRYPVHTVSLSEGGFEKIYQGSCLLFLFPAGSGPLKLSFRLAVESLSK comes from the coding sequence ATGACCTATTTTGTCTTCTGCATCCACAACCACCAGCCGGTCGGGAATTTCGACAGCGTTATCGAGGAGGCCTATCAGAGCTCGTACTGGCCTTTTCTTGAGGCGCTATCGAGGCATCCGGCCATAAAGCTCTCGCTCCACAACACGGGCTTTCTCCTTGACTGGATAGCCGAGAAGCACCCGGAGTACATCGAGCTTCTTCGAAGCATGGCTGCATCCGGGCAGGTAGAGGTCATGGGCGGCGGCTATTATGAACCGGTCCTGTCGGTAATACCCGAAGAGGACAGGCTCAGGCAGGTAACAATGCTCTCCGAGAGAATAGAGGAGCTTTTTGGCGTGCGTCCCAGGGGCATATGGCTGGCGGAAAGGGTCTGGGAGCCCACGCACCCGAGCATCATAAAAAAGGCCGGGCTAGAATATCTGGTGGTTGACGACTACCACTTCGTAAAGGCGGGGCTTGAAAAAGGCGAGCTCGGAGGCTATTACACGACCGAGGACCAGGGCGACCTCATAAAGATATTCCCCGGAAACGAGGCGCTCCGGTATCTCATTCCGTTCAAGCCCGTCGAGAGCTTTGAGGAGTACATGCTCGGCATAAAGAACGGCTTTTTCAGGCGGGGGAACGCGGCCATATACGGCGATGACGGCGAGAAGTTCGGGGTCTGGCCTGGCACGAGGAAGTGGGTATTCGAGGACGGCTGGCTTGAGAGGTTCTTCGAGTCCATAGAGAGGAACCTCGACTGGATAAGGCCCTCGACCCTCGGCGGGTATCTCGACCATGAGGAGCCGGTGGGGCATACTTACCTTCCCAATACATCTTATATGGAAATGGGCGAGTGGGCGCTCCCCGCAGGCGCGTCAAGGGACTACATGCGTCTCATAGAGGAGCTTGGCCGACTGGGCGAGACCGGCGGAAGGCTCAAGAGGTTCCTGCAGGGCGGCACATGGAGGAACTTCCTTGCCAAGTACCCGGAGTCGAACTGGATGCACAAGCGCATGCTCATGGTGAGTAGCGTATTGAAAAAGGATGCTCGCGGCAACGGCGGACGGAATGAATCCGAAAGGCATCTATACAAGGCGCAGTGCAACGACGCATACTGGCACGGGGTCTTCGGCGGGCTGTATCTTCCGCACCTCAGGACGGCTGTCTACGAGAACCTGATACTGGCAGAAAGGGAGGCCCTGGAGAAAACGGAGTCCCTCGGCGTTTCAATCTCCGCGGCAGACCTGGACGCGGACAACCACGAGGAGGTCATCGTACGGTCTTCGGACCTTAGCGTGTTCCTAAGCCCCTTTAACGGCGGGGCTATTTTCGAGCTCGACTACGGGCCCAAAGGCGTAAACCTCCAGAATACGCTTACGAGGTACCAGGAAGGCTATCATTACAAGCTTGAAGCCTCGGGGAGCGGGGATGAGAATAACGGGGCCAAATCGATACACGAGATGGTGAAGGTAAAGGAGGAGGGGCTCTTAAACTATCTCAAGTACGACCGGAACCGCCGGGCCTCTTTTATCGACCATTTCCTCGACGAAGGCCTCACATTGGACGAATTTTATTCACACACATACCTGGAGCTGGGGGATTTCGCCTGGAAGAAGTACGAAAGGGATCTCCTTTCCGACAAGGTCGTGATGCAGAGGTCCGCGACCGCCTTGGGGGCCGCACATACGGTCAAAAAGACCCTCTCGACCGACGGCGGCAACGCCATTTTCATGAACTACGAGGTAAGCGGCGAGGCTGATAAAACAAGCGGCCTTTTCGGGGTAGAGCTTAATCTCATCCTCCCCGGGTGCGACGGGCCGGCCTGCTGGTATGAATCGAATGCGGACCTGGGTAGCGACGGCATTGGCCTCGGGAGCAGGGGGAGGGTGGAAGGGGTCGAGTCGCTCCGCCTCGTCGACTCATGGAAGGGCGTCGCCGTATCCGTAAAAATCGACAGGCCCGCTGCGCTCCTCAGATACCCTGTCCATACCGTCTCCCTTTCCGAGGGCGGTTTCGAAAAGATATACCAGGGCTCGTGCCTCCTTTTCCTTTTCCCTGCCGGGAGCGGCCCCTTAAAGCTCTCATTCAGGCTCGCGGTCGAATCCCTTTCAAAGTAG
- a CDS encoding HAD hydrolase family protein, producing MPVSPTVAEKIKAVKLAIFDVDGVLTDGRIIFDAHGTETKFFDVKDGHGIKLLMRSGIDAAIITARESKVVQLRADDLGISLVYQGMKDKKAALESISARTGLPPSAMAYVGDDIIDLPVIRRVGFSAAVSDAVQEVKEAVDYVTGKPGGKGAVRELAELILKVQGKWDEVMRQFLV from the coding sequence ATGCCAGTATCCCCGACCGTAGCCGAGAAGATAAAGGCGGTGAAGCTCGCCATTTTCGACGTGGACGGAGTGCTTACCGACGGACGGATAATCTTCGACGCGCACGGGACTGAGACGAAGTTTTTCGACGTCAAGGACGGGCACGGGATAAAGCTCCTCATGCGCTCCGGAATCGACGCCGCGATAATAACCGCCAGGGAATCTAAAGTAGTCCAGCTCCGGGCCGACGACCTGGGCATCTCGCTCGTCTATCAGGGCATGAAGGACAAGAAAGCGGCGCTTGAGAGCATATCGGCGCGGACTGGCCTTCCACCTTCGGCGATGGCGTACGTGGGCGATGACATAATCGACCTCCCTGTCATTAGGAGGGTCGGCTTCTCCGCAGCAGTTTCGGACGCGGTCCAGGAGGTAAAAGAGGCGGTGGATTACGTGACCGGAAAGCCAGGCGGCAAGGGGGCGGTAAGGGAACTCGCGGAGCTTATCCTCAAGGTGCAGGGCAAATGGGATGAGGTCATGCGGCAATTTCTCGTTTGA
- the lptC gene encoding LPS export ABC transporter periplasmic protein LptC — protein sequence MNRKLRASLSAFIILSIMGLAVLVFIHYRTRELPQEDFVEDEKVEVSIDRIHYSGTKDGRIEWELDARSASRSREGDLTLFEDVKATFYAKDGSSYTLTAREGTLRELSGEIGVSGDVVIESGEEGYVLRTGTLKYLINEKEVSTPDRVTVTSDRLDLEGIGFLGHIDTGEFRLLKNVKAVFRDSRI from the coding sequence ATGAACCGTAAGCTAAGGGCCTCACTCTCTGCCTTCATAATCCTTTCCATAATGGGGCTCGCAGTCCTGGTCTTTATCCATTACAGGACCAGGGAGCTTCCACAGGAGGACTTCGTGGAGGACGAGAAGGTAGAGGTAAGCATCGACAGGATACATTATTCCGGCACCAAGGACGGCAGGATCGAATGGGAGCTGGATGCCAGGTCGGCCAGCCGTTCGCGTGAGGGCGACCTAACGCTTTTCGAGGACGTCAAGGCGACTTTTTACGCAAAGGACGGCTCGTCATATACGCTTACGGCCAGGGAAGGGACGCTCCGCGAGCTCTCGGGCGAGATAGGCGTTTCCGGCGACGTTGTAATAGAGTCCGGCGAGGAGGGGTATGTCCTTCGGACCGGCACTCTAAAGTACCTTATAAACGAGAAGGAAGTATCGACGCCTGACCGCGTTACAGTGACTTCCGACAGGCTGGACCTTGAGGGCATCGGCTTTCTGGGGCATATCGATACAGGGGAGTTCCGTCTCCTTAAAAATGTAAAGGCGGTCTTCAGGGACTCGCGCATATAG
- the lptA gene encoding lipopolysaccharide transport periplasmic protein LptA, which produces MKFRTGLLMAAALLMQASVSVAAQKKAEGAPRSPVTVTSDTMEARSGEGRVVFKGNVVAVEDFTLCSDELHVTYGDGSDIKSIEASGNVRIFQDRKSSTSAHAVYDRRERIIVLTGEPHLRQCSDSVRGEKITVYLDQENALVEGGNGGRVRAVIMPNKDCPENDAPEKYVSEEARCKGTR; this is translated from the coding sequence ATGAAATTCAGGACAGGGCTGCTTATGGCAGCGGCCCTTCTTATGCAGGCTTCGGTTTCGGTAGCCGCCCAGAAAAAGGCAGAGGGCGCCCCGAGGAGCCCGGTGACCGTCACCTCCGATACGATGGAGGCCAGGTCAGGCGAGGGCAGGGTCGTCTTCAAGGGGAACGTGGTCGCTGTCGAGGACTTCACCCTTTGCTCGGATGAGCTCCATGTAACGTACGGCGACGGGAGCGACATAAAGAGTATCGAGGCCTCGGGGAACGTGAGGATATTCCAGGACCGGAAATCCTCGACCTCCGCGCACGCCGTTTACGACCGCAGGGAGCGGATAATCGTCCTCACGGGCGAGCCGCATCTCAGGCAGTGCTCGGACTCAGTCCGGGGCGAGAAGATAACCGTGTATCTCGACCAGGAGAACGCCCTTGTCGAGGGCGGGAACGGGGGCAGGGTCAGGGCGGTCATAATGCCCAACAAGGACTGCCCGGAAAACGACGCACCGGAGAAATACGTAAGTGAAGAAGCTCGCTGTAAGGGGACTCGTTAA